A single region of the Streptomyces sp. NBC_01381 genome encodes:
- a CDS encoding OmpA family protein, with the protein MAHPRSRTLATATATLTAFILLTGTAAHADDDDPSAPPDSTTSTPPQEVDSNSPGLKLADGATLAPAKVLDIKSVVEDLGGEERREDTNTDVKFALQAEVLFPKDSPKLNPEANARIKAIAEEAKAQKATNVRVFGFTDDLGSYSHGKKLSRDRAEAVHDKLASYLGPEVTYAVRGYSEDYPIADNGSEEGRKKNRRVEVSFPRGSGADTGTTPSGGQD; encoded by the coding sequence ATGGCCCACCCACGATCACGCACCCTGGCCACAGCCACGGCCACCCTCACGGCCTTCATCCTCCTCACCGGCACCGCCGCCCACGCGGACGACGACGACCCCAGCGCACCCCCGGACAGCACAACCTCCACCCCACCCCAGGAAGTCGACTCCAACAGCCCCGGTCTGAAGCTGGCCGACGGAGCGACCCTGGCCCCGGCGAAGGTCCTGGACATCAAGTCCGTCGTCGAAGACCTCGGCGGCGAGGAACGCCGCGAGGACACCAACACCGACGTCAAATTCGCCCTCCAGGCAGAGGTGCTGTTCCCCAAGGACAGCCCCAAGCTGAACCCGGAGGCGAACGCGCGCATCAAGGCGATCGCCGAGGAGGCGAAGGCCCAAAAGGCAACCAACGTCCGGGTGTTCGGCTTCACGGACGACCTCGGCTCGTACAGCCACGGCAAGAAGCTGTCGCGCGACCGCGCGGAAGCGGTGCACGACAAGCTGGCGAGCTACCTGGGCCCAGAGGTCACGTACGCGGTACGCGGCTACAGCGAGGACTACCCGATCGCGGACAACGGCTCCGAGGAGGGCCGCAAGAAGAACCGCCGGGTCGAGGTGTCCTTCCCGCGGGGTTCCGGAGCGGACACGGGGACGACCCCCTCCGGGGGCCAGGACTGA
- a CDS encoding DUF5936 domain-containing protein — protein MTSGVFGLAVAAVMGLAVAGICQGIRMYRAEAKLPSDLAIALEVGATRVSAAGSAVDRLGIRFAPLVLRLMGPKRVDAKRRKIDMAGNPGGLTIDRYAARRAVYGIFGLVMGLIFFTNGSSLFGALTFAFGIGAADALIWQAIRERREVIDRTLPDFLDVLAVVVSAGLGFRQALDRVAEKYEGPWADELRITLRQMDMGVSRRQAFDELRRRNASEQVSQFVSALQQGEELGSPIADTLIQLATDMRRTDAQNSRRRAAKTIPKATMVTLVFMLPATMILIAAGMFLGSGSDFGSILGK, from the coding sequence TTGACTTCTGGTGTCTTCGGTCTGGCGGTGGCGGCGGTGATGGGCCTGGCGGTGGCGGGCATCTGCCAAGGCATCCGCATGTACCGCGCGGAGGCGAAACTCCCCTCGGACCTGGCGATCGCCCTGGAGGTCGGCGCCACCCGCGTCTCGGCGGCGGGCTCGGCGGTGGACCGCCTGGGCATCCGCTTCGCGCCGCTGGTCCTGCGCCTGATGGGCCCGAAGCGGGTGGACGCCAAGCGCCGCAAGATCGACATGGCGGGAAACCCGGGCGGCCTGACGATCGACCGCTATGCGGCGCGACGGGCGGTGTACGGCATCTTCGGCCTGGTGATGGGCCTGATCTTCTTCACGAACGGCTCGTCGCTGTTCGGCGCCCTGACCTTCGCCTTCGGGATCGGGGCGGCGGACGCCCTGATCTGGCAGGCGATCCGCGAACGCCGCGAGGTGATCGACCGCACTCTCCCCGACTTCCTGGACGTCCTGGCGGTGGTCGTCTCGGCGGGCCTGGGCTTCCGCCAGGCGCTGGACCGCGTCGCGGAGAAGTACGAGGGGCCGTGGGCGGACGAACTACGCATCACGCTCCGCCAGATGGACATGGGAGTGAGCCGCCGCCAGGCCTTCGACGAGCTGCGCCGACGCAACGCATCGGAACAGGTCTCACAATTCGTCTCGGCGCTCCAGCAGGGCGAGGAGCTGGGCTCCCCCATCGCGGACACACTCATCCAACTCGCCACGGACATGCGCCGCACCGACGCCCAGAACTCCCGCCGCAGGGCGGCGAAGACGATCCCCAAGGCAACGATGGTGACCCTCGTCTTCATGCTCCCGGCGACGATGATCCTGATCGCGGCGGGCATGTTCCTCGGCTCAGGTTCGGACTTCGGCTCGATCCTGGGAAAGTGA
- a CDS encoding TadE/TadG family type IV pilus assembly protein: MLEFAGFLPILLLIGLAAIQLGLVGYAANQAGSGARAAARVASQGEGGEAAGQAAMDGSLDSTVAIGGGADTTTATVTVQVPTLLPFVDTNWSVTKEATMPNDDAADGS, translated from the coding sequence ATGCTCGAGTTCGCCGGTTTCCTCCCCATCCTCCTCCTCATCGGCCTCGCGGCCATCCAGCTCGGCCTGGTCGGCTACGCCGCCAACCAGGCAGGCTCAGGAGCCCGCGCGGCAGCGAGAGTCGCCTCCCAGGGCGAGGGAGGGGAAGCCGCGGGCCAGGCCGCCATGGACGGCAGCCTCGACTCCACCGTCGCCATCGGCGGCGGCGCGGACACGACCACGGCCACCGTCACCGTCCAAGTCCCCACGCTCCTCCCCTTCGTGGACACGAACTGGAGCGTGACAAAGGAAGCCACCATGCCCAACGACGACGCAGCAGACGGGAGCTGA
- a CDS encoding CpaF family protein — translation MSLRDRVATPQTDAGPTRDDSLVAVYRSKLLEEIDLAEMSSLTAADRRVRLERVLGHIISREGPVQSTSERAQLIRRVVDEALGLGVLEPLLADASITEIMVNGPDSIFVERAGRVEQLPLRFASNDQLMQTIERIVSTVNRRVDESNPMVDARLPTGERVNVIIPPLALTGATLTIRRFPRAYTLHELIDLGSLDEHMLLLLSAFVRARFNIIVSGGTGSGKTTLLNALSGLLPAHERIITIEDSAELQLQQDHVIRLESRPPNVEGKGQITIRDLVRNSLRMRPDRIIVGEVRGGETLDMLQAMSTGHDGSLATVHANTAEDALMRLQTLGSMSEVQIPFEALKDQINSAVDVVVQLARHADGSRKIAEIVLLVSHGREQFRIAPVTRFIPRQAAASTDRRVHGYFEHLPLPRSVADRLYLAGEPVPQGFGVAQAIDVLNTREAIG, via the coding sequence ATGAGCCTCCGCGACCGCGTGGCGACCCCGCAGACCGACGCAGGACCCACCCGCGACGACAGCCTCGTGGCCGTCTACCGCTCCAAGCTCCTCGAAGAGATCGACCTCGCCGAGATGTCGTCCCTCACGGCCGCGGACCGCCGCGTCCGCCTGGAACGCGTCCTTGGCCACATCATCAGCCGCGAGGGCCCGGTCCAGTCGACCTCCGAGCGCGCCCAGCTGATCCGCCGCGTGGTCGACGAGGCGCTGGGCCTCGGCGTACTGGAACCACTCCTCGCGGATGCCTCGATCACAGAGATCATGGTCAACGGCCCGGACTCGATCTTCGTGGAACGAGCAGGAAGGGTGGAACAACTCCCCCTCCGTTTCGCATCGAACGACCAACTGATGCAGACGATCGAACGCATCGTCTCCACGGTCAACCGCCGTGTGGACGAGTCGAACCCGATGGTCGACGCGCGCCTGCCCACGGGCGAGCGCGTCAACGTGATCATCCCGCCCCTCGCCCTGACCGGCGCGACACTCACCATCCGCCGCTTCCCCCGCGCGTACACCCTGCACGAGCTCATCGACCTGGGCTCGCTCGACGAGCACATGCTGCTCCTGCTTTCGGCCTTCGTACGAGCCCGCTTCAACATCATCGTGTCCGGAGGCACAGGCTCCGGAAAGACGACCCTCCTCAACGCGCTCTCCGGCCTCCTCCCGGCCCACGAACGCATCATCACCATCGAGGACTCGGCCGAACTGCAGCTCCAGCAGGACCACGTGATCCGCCTCGAATCCCGCCCCCCGAACGTCGAGGGCAAGGGCCAGATCACCATCCGCGACCTGGTCCGGAACAGCCTCCGCATGCGCCCCGACCGCATCATCGTCGGCGAGGTACGAGGCGGCGAGACGCTCGACATGCTGCAAGCCATGTCGACGGGCCACGACGGCTCACTGGCGACGGTCCACGCGAACACGGCGGAGGATGCCCTCATGCGCCTCCAGACCCTGGGCTCCATGTCCGAGGTCCAGATCCCCTTCGAGGCACTGAAGGACCAGATCAACTCGGCGGTGGACGTGGTCGTCCAACTGGCCCGGCACGCGGACGGCTCCCGCAAGATCGCCGAGATCGTCCTCCTCGTCTCGCACGGCCGCGAACAGTTCCGCATCGCCCCGGTGACCCGCTTCATCCCCCGCCAGGCCGCCGCTTCCACGGACCGCCGCGTCCACGGCTACTTCGAGCACCTGCCGCTGCCCCGCTCGGTCGCCGACCGGCTGTATCTGGCGGGGGAGCCGGTCCCGCAGGGCTTCGGGGTCGCGCAGGCCATCGACGTACTGAACACACGAGAGGCGATCGGATGA
- the cpaB gene encoding Flp pilus assembly protein CpaB — protein sequence MNSRQRRGVILLVLSVLAAFGAFAGVLSVIRDVNSKVGPEVAAYKLKGDVAPYKELSADQFEKVEMPERWLSDNAVTDLRQIRGKIAVTELRKGSLLQSDMIVKRPELSPGQQEIAILIDAATGVAGKITPGSTVNIYATFKGETDTAKDQSKVIVESAKVIDVGKLTALDPDRDDDRSSRRTESEAVPITFALDTADAQRVAYAESFATHVRLALVGKGGDAAIPRGDRTYTLDEDK from the coding sequence ATGAACTCACGCCAGCGCCGCGGCGTCATCCTGCTGGTCCTCTCGGTCCTGGCCGCGTTCGGCGCGTTCGCGGGCGTCCTCTCGGTGATCCGTGACGTGAACTCGAAGGTGGGGCCGGAGGTCGCGGCGTACAAGCTCAAGGGGGACGTCGCCCCCTACAAGGAACTGAGCGCCGACCAGTTCGAGAAGGTCGAGATGCCGGAGCGGTGGCTGTCCGACAACGCGGTCACCGACCTCCGCCAGATCCGCGGCAAGATCGCGGTGACGGAGCTGCGCAAGGGCTCGCTCCTCCAGTCGGACATGATCGTGAAGCGGCCCGAACTCTCCCCGGGGCAGCAGGAGATCGCCATCCTGATCGACGCGGCCACGGGCGTCGCCGGGAAGATCACTCCGGGGTCGACGGTGAACATCTACGCCACGTTCAAGGGCGAGACCGATACGGCGAAGGACCAGTCGAAGGTCATCGTCGAGTCGGCGAAGGTGATCGACGTGGGCAAGCTGACGGCCCTTGACCCCGACCGGGACGACGACCGGAGCAGCCGCCGCACGGAGAGCGAGGCGGTGCCGATCACGTTTGCCCTCGACACGGCCGATGCGCAACGGGTCGCGTACGCGGAGTCGTTCGCCACGCATGTGCGGCTGGCCCTGGTGGGCAAGGGCGGGGACGCGGCGATCCCGCGGGGTGACCGGACGTACACACTCGACGAGGACAAGTAG
- a CDS encoding type II secretion system F family protein, translating into MENKAALLALGATILTGTLAVAGVHAYATGRAQRQALVDRLSIGPGEGDGGPTGRGRRFSAVDRRLRRTRLGRTIHLRLSATGLNLTAGEFFVYVVAVVAALWLIAAASLAPFFGPIAGVVAVWSAVVFLNWQRQKRIEAFINQLPDVARILANATAAGLALRTSLAMAAEELEAPAGEELSMVADQLTLGRSIDDTLGELAERLPSRELIVLVTTLVLSNKAGGSVVNSLRNLTQTLEDRKETRREVRTMLSEVNATAFTVPLLGLGSLLLINSSNEGALERVTGSPVGQMLILIALGLYAVGFFVIRRLGKIEV; encoded by the coding sequence ATGGAGAACAAAGCCGCCCTGCTGGCCCTCGGCGCCACCATCCTGACCGGCACGCTCGCGGTCGCGGGCGTCCACGCGTACGCGACGGGCCGCGCCCAGCGCCAAGCCCTGGTGGACCGCCTGTCGATCGGCCCCGGCGAGGGCGACGGCGGTCCCACGGGCCGCGGCCGCCGCTTCTCGGCGGTGGACCGCCGCCTGCGCCGCACGCGCCTGGGCCGCACCATCCACCTGCGCCTCTCGGCAACGGGACTGAATCTCACGGCAGGCGAGTTCTTCGTCTACGTGGTCGCAGTCGTCGCCGCGCTGTGGCTGATAGCGGCGGCGTCACTGGCCCCGTTCTTCGGCCCGATCGCGGGAGTGGTGGCGGTCTGGAGCGCGGTGGTGTTCCTCAACTGGCAACGCCAGAAACGCATCGAGGCCTTCATCAACCAACTCCCGGACGTGGCCCGCATCCTGGCCAACGCGACGGCGGCGGGCCTGGCACTGCGTACGTCCTTGGCGATGGCGGCGGAAGAACTGGAAGCCCCGGCGGGCGAAGAACTCTCCATGGTGGCCGACCAGCTGACGCTGGGCCGCTCGATCGACGACACCCTGGGCGAACTGGCGGAACGCCTCCCGTCCCGCGAACTGATAGTGCTCGTAACGACGTTGGTCCTGTCCAACAAGGCGGGCGGCTCGGTCGTGAACTCCCTCCGCAATCTCACGCAGACCCTGGAGGACAGGAAGGAGACGAGACGCGAGGTCCGCACGATGCTCTCGGAGGTCAACGCGACGGCGTTCACGGTCCCGCTCCTGGGCCTGGGCTCGCTGCTCCTGATCAACTCGTCCAACGAGGGCGCCCTGGAACGAGTGACAGGCTCCCCGGTGGGCCAGATGCTGATCCTGATCGCGCTGGGCCTGTACGCGGTGGGCTTCTTCGTGATCCGCCGCCTGGGCAAGATCGAAGTGTAG
- a CDS encoding Nramp family divalent metal transporter — MADTADTTGGVATNQPRKSSWKYIGPGIVVAATGVGAGDLVATLIAGSNFGYTLLWAAVIGCVVKISLAEAAGRWHLSTGRTLFDGWASLGRWTTWFFVVYVVIWGYVYGAAAMSSSGLPLQALFPDVMDLKWWGILTGLVGLVFVWFNKYAVFEKVMTVLVGVMFLVTVYLAIRVTPHLGDAFAGLLPVLPDEKDSILNTLGLIGGVGGTITLAAYGYWVNAKGWTDSGWMKVMRLDNRVAYITTGIFVVAMLFVGAEILHSANVSIASGDKGLVQLSDILEKEYGSATAKLFLIGFFATSFTSLIGVWHGVSLMFADFVERYRKQRAGADDKALTGEEVASGAREKSVPFRAYLLWLTFPPMILLFQGQPFRLIIIYGVLGAAFMPFLALTLVWLLNSSRTPREWRNGWLSNGMLAIAGLLFLVLCIKQITDQDWGSFF, encoded by the coding sequence ATGGCGGATACCGCGGATACCACAGGTGGCGTAGCAACCAACCAGCCCCGCAAGTCCAGTTGGAAGTACATCGGACCCGGCATCGTCGTCGCCGCGACCGGCGTCGGCGCGGGCGACCTCGTCGCGACCCTCATCGCGGGCAGCAACTTCGGCTACACCCTGCTGTGGGCCGCCGTCATCGGCTGCGTCGTGAAGATCTCGCTCGCCGAGGCCGCGGGCCGCTGGCACCTCTCCACCGGCCGCACCCTCTTCGACGGCTGGGCCAGCCTCGGCCGCTGGACGACGTGGTTCTTCGTCGTCTACGTCGTGATCTGGGGGTACGTCTATGGGGCGGCCGCCATGTCGTCGTCCGGACTGCCGCTCCAGGCGCTGTTCCCCGACGTCATGGACCTCAAGTGGTGGGGGATCCTGACCGGCCTCGTCGGCCTGGTCTTCGTCTGGTTCAACAAGTACGCCGTCTTCGAGAAGGTCATGACGGTCCTCGTCGGCGTCATGTTCCTCGTCACCGTCTATCTCGCCATCCGCGTCACCCCGCACCTGGGCGACGCCTTCGCGGGACTGCTGCCCGTGCTGCCCGACGAGAAGGACTCGATCCTCAACACGCTCGGCCTGATCGGCGGCGTCGGTGGCACCATCACCCTTGCCGCGTACGGCTATTGGGTCAACGCCAAGGGCTGGACCGACTCCGGCTGGATGAAGGTGATGCGGCTCGACAACCGCGTCGCGTACATCACCACCGGCATCTTCGTCGTCGCCATGCTCTTCGTCGGCGCCGAGATCCTGCACTCCGCGAACGTCTCCATCGCCAGCGGCGACAAGGGCCTCGTACAGCTCTCCGACATCCTGGAGAAGGAGTACGGGTCCGCCACCGCCAAGCTCTTCCTGATCGGCTTCTTCGCCACGTCCTTCACCTCGCTGATCGGCGTGTGGCACGGCGTGAGCCTGATGTTCGCCGACTTCGTCGAGCGCTACCGCAAGCAGCGGGCCGGCGCCGACGACAAGGCGCTGACCGGCGAGGAGGTGGCATCCGGCGCCCGCGAGAAGTCGGTGCCGTTCCGCGCGTACCTGCTGTGGCTGACCTTCCCGCCGATGATCCTGCTCTTCCAGGGCCAGCCGTTCCGCCTCATCATCATCTACGGCGTCCTGGGCGCGGCCTTCATGCCGTTCCTCGCGCTCACCCTGGTCTGGCTGCTCAACTCCTCGCGCACGCCCAGGGAATGGCGCAACGGCTGGCTCAGCAACGGCATGCTGGCGATCGCGGGCCTGCTGTTCCTGGTCCTGTGCATCAAGCAGATCACGGACCAGGACTGGGGCAGCTTCTTCTGA
- a CDS encoding pilus assembly protein TadG-related protein, giving the protein MSRRRFLSDTGQTLPIYIWMTGILLFVAFAFFAFAQAASARNGAQSAADAAALAAAQDAREELVEGLGESIGDGDEWLDWLDGDKFTGDGARGAADALAADNDSTVTAFGPDEVNGYPGFWAKVETNYTVGDSIIPGTESQHANAEATAIIKPRCGLAPSADPEKAVEFDCDGGDSFEIDPDDFDLDDLPDASVLFSVHLAD; this is encoded by the coding sequence CTGAGCCGGAGACGCTTTCTCAGTGACACTGGGCAGACTCTCCCCATCTACATCTGGATGACGGGGATTCTGCTCTTTGTTGCGTTCGCGTTCTTTGCGTTCGCCCAGGCCGCATCTGCGCGCAATGGCGCCCAATCAGCTGCTGATGCGGCGGCTCTGGCGGCAGCGCAGGATGCGAGGGAAGAGCTCGTCGAAGGGCTAGGGGAGTCCATCGGTGATGGAGACGAGTGGCTCGACTGGCTCGACGGTGACAAGTTCACCGGTGATGGGGCTCGTGGCGCAGCAGATGCGCTGGCTGCTGACAATGACTCGACGGTCACGGCCTTTGGGCCCGACGAAGTGAACGGCTACCCGGGCTTCTGGGCGAAGGTCGAGACGAACTACACCGTTGGCGATTCGATCATTCCGGGCACGGAGTCCCAGCACGCCAACGCCGAGGCCACCGCAATCATCAAACCGCGCTGCGGCCTTGCTCCGTCCGCAGACCCAGAGAAGGCCGTGGAATTCGACTGCGACGGTGGCGACTCCTTCGAGATCGATCCGGACGATTTCGATCTGGATGATCTCCCGGATGCGTCCGTTCTCTTCTCCGTCCACCTGGCCGACTGA
- a CDS encoding chitinase, which yields MDHARGRTRRKAGTVIGLATALALALTGLLTGGADNADAGTRAVPKHAVTGYWQNFNNGATVQKLSDVPGDYDIIAVSFADATGTPGEITFNLDSAGLGGYTVEQFKADIKAKQAAGKSVIISVGGEKGAVSVNDGASATAFADSTYKLMQEYGFDGVDIDLENGLNSTYMTQALKSLAGKAGSGLVLTMAPQTIDMQSTSNEYFKTALAVKDILTVVNMQYYNSGSMLGCDGKVYSQGSVDFLTALACIQLEGGLAPSQVGIGVPASSKAAGSGYVAPSVVNQALGCLAKGTSCGSFKPSKTYPDIRGAMTWSTNWDAADGSAWSKAVGPHVHGLP from the coding sequence GTGGACCACGCACGCGGCAGGACACGCAGGAAGGCAGGTACCGTCATCGGATTGGCAACGGCCCTGGCCCTCGCGCTCACCGGCCTGCTGACCGGCGGCGCCGACAACGCCGACGCCGGCACCCGCGCGGTACCGAAGCACGCGGTGACCGGTTACTGGCAGAACTTCAACAACGGCGCCACGGTCCAGAAGCTGAGCGACGTACCGGGCGACTACGACATCATCGCGGTCTCCTTCGCCGACGCGACCGGCACGCCCGGAGAGATCACCTTCAACCTCGACTCGGCCGGGCTCGGCGGCTACACCGTCGAGCAGTTCAAGGCCGACATCAAGGCCAAGCAGGCGGCCGGGAAGTCCGTGATCATCTCGGTCGGCGGCGAGAAGGGCGCGGTGTCCGTCAACGACGGCGCGTCCGCGACCGCCTTCGCCGACTCGACGTACAAGCTGATGCAGGAGTACGGCTTCGACGGCGTCGACATCGACCTGGAGAACGGGCTCAACTCGACGTACATGACGCAGGCACTCAAGTCCCTTGCGGGTAAGGCCGGTTCGGGGCTTGTCCTGACGATGGCGCCGCAGACGATCGACATGCAGTCGACGTCCAACGAGTACTTCAAGACGGCGCTCGCCGTGAAGGACATCCTCACGGTCGTCAACATGCAGTACTACAACAGCGGTTCGATGCTGGGCTGTGACGGCAAGGTCTACAGCCAGGGCTCGGTGGACTTCCTCACCGCGCTCGCCTGCATCCAGCTGGAGGGCGGCCTCGCGCCGTCGCAGGTCGGCATAGGCGTCCCCGCCTCGTCGAAGGCGGCGGGCAGCGGCTATGTCGCGCCGTCGGTGGTGAACCAGGCCCTGGGCTGCCTGGCGAAGGGCACCAGCTGTGGCTCCTTCAAGCCGTCCAAGACGTACCCGGACATCCGGGGTGCGATGACCTGGTCCACGAACTGGGACGCGGCGGACGGCAGCGCCTGGTCGAAGGCGGTCGGACCGCACGTCCACGGGCTGCCGTAG
- a CDS encoding AAA family ATPase, with amino-acid sequence MTTRILPAVGDIDAARALSTLIGQLPDAEPALPVADSTALLDHLARLAAESLDELPEVVLIHERIGPVPALDLIRDLVLRFPAVGVVLITADTSPGLLTAAMDSGARGIIGFPLAYDALAERVHAAAAWSAGMRRHLGSTGMELYTGGPGETPGGGQVVAVSGAKGGVGTTLATVQLALAARASGRTVALLDLDLQSGDVASYLDVQFRRSIADLAAITDINPRVLQDAVYTHETGIGLLLAPADGERGEEITDRVARQTIGALRTRYDVVLVDCGTYVTSATAAAIELADQALLLVTPDVVAVRAAKRMVRLWDRLQIRKAEETLTVVNRHGKGTEIQPSLVERVTGTRVARTTVPAAFKELQGAVDAGRMQDLDSKSTVKQSLWALAGELGLVDVESATGAGKRGALALRKRGGDRGAVTLEFAGMFPLLLAVMAILWQCALYGYTFSLAGNAADEAARAATAAYAAGEGAEAACTAAAREHLPSAWQGAAVSCTDEGTVWKAHVDAQVPLFFPGMDTGWEVNGEAGAAKEGDDG; translated from the coding sequence GTGACGACCAGGATTCTCCCCGCGGTGGGCGACATCGATGCCGCCCGAGCCCTCAGCACCCTCATCGGGCAGCTCCCCGACGCCGAACCCGCCCTCCCCGTAGCCGATTCCACCGCCCTGCTCGACCACCTCGCCCGCCTCGCCGCGGAGTCGCTCGACGAGCTCCCCGAGGTCGTCCTCATCCACGAGCGCATCGGCCCCGTCCCCGCCCTCGACCTCATCCGGGACCTGGTGCTCCGCTTCCCGGCGGTCGGCGTCGTCCTCATCACCGCCGACACCAGCCCCGGCCTCCTCACCGCCGCCATGGACTCCGGCGCCCGGGGCATCATCGGCTTCCCCCTCGCGTACGACGCCCTGGCCGAACGCGTGCACGCCGCGGCCGCCTGGTCGGCCGGCATGCGCCGCCACCTCGGCAGCACCGGCATGGAGCTCTACACCGGGGGACCGGGGGAGACCCCCGGCGGCGGACAGGTCGTCGCCGTCAGCGGTGCGAAGGGCGGCGTGGGCACCACCCTCGCCACCGTCCAACTCGCTCTCGCCGCAAGGGCATCCGGCCGCACCGTCGCCCTCCTCGACCTGGACCTCCAGTCCGGAGACGTCGCCTCCTACCTGGACGTACAGTTCCGCCGCTCCATCGCCGACCTCGCTGCGATCACCGACATCAACCCCCGCGTCCTCCAGGACGCCGTCTACACCCACGAGACCGGCATCGGCCTCCTCCTGGCCCCCGCCGACGGCGAACGCGGCGAAGAGATCACCGACCGGGTGGCCCGCCAGACGATCGGCGCCCTCCGCACCCGCTACGACGTCGTCCTGGTCGACTGCGGCACATACGTCACCTCGGCGACGGCGGCAGCCATCGAACTGGCCGACCAGGCCCTCCTCTTGGTGACCCCCGACGTCGTCGCGGTCCGCGCCGCCAAGCGCATGGTCCGCCTGTGGGACCGCCTCCAGATCCGCAAGGCCGAGGAGACCCTCACCGTCGTCAACCGCCACGGCAAGGGCACGGAGATCCAGCCGTCCCTGGTCGAGCGGGTGACCGGCACACGCGTCGCCCGCACCACCGTCCCCGCGGCGTTCAAGGAACTGCAGGGCGCGGTGGACGCGGGCCGCATGCAGGACCTGGACAGCAAGTCCACCGTCAAGCAGTCCCTCTGGGCCCTGGCGGGCGAACTGGGCCTGGTCGACGTGGAGTCGGCGACGGGCGCCGGGAAGCGGGGCGCACTGGCCCTGCGGAAAAGGGGCGGCGACCGGGGCGCGGTGACCCTCGAATTCGCCGGCATGTTCCCCCTGCTCCTGGCCGTCATGGCCATCCTCTGGCAGTGCGCCCTGTACGGCTACACGTTCTCCCTCGCGGGCAACGCCGCCGACGAGGCGGCCCGCGCCGCGACGGCCGCGTACGCAGCGGGCGAGGGCGCGGAGGCAGCATGCACAGCCGCGGCCCGCGAGCACCTCCCTTCCGCCTGGCAGGGCGCGGCGGTGTCCTGCACGGACGAGGGCACGGTCTGGAAGGCCCACGTCGACGCGCAGGTCCCCCTGTTCTTCCCGGGAATGGACACGGGCTGGGAGGTCAACGGGGAGGCGGGGGCGGCGAAGGAGGGGGATGACGGGTGA